TGGTGAGGATGAGCACCCGGGTGCCGGACAGCTGCTCGTCGCCGCAGATCTCGGCGGTGGCGCCGAGGCCGTCGGCGCCGGGCATCCGGATGTCCATCAGGACGATGTCGGGCTTGGTGGCGCGGGCGAGCTCCACGGCCTCGCGGCCGTCGGCGGCCTCGCCGACCACCTCCATGTCCTCCTCCGCGTCGATCAGGAGACGGAAGGCGCCGCGCAGCAGGGCCTGGTCGTCGGCGAGCAGTACCCGGATGGTCATGGGGTGTCCTGTCCTTCGGCTTCGTGCGGACGGGCGGCGGGGCGGACGGCCCGGGCGGCCCGGGCGGCGACGTGCGCTGCGGAGCCGTCTCGAACGGCGTGATCCTGCCCCTCGGCCGCCCCGGTGGCGCCCGCCGCGAGGTGCACCGGGCCGTCGTCGCGGGCGCCGGTGCGCAACGGGAGTTCGGCGGTGACCAGGAAGCCGCCGTCGGGCCGTGCATCGGCGGCGAGCCGGCCGCCCACCGCGCCGGCCCGCTCCCGCATGCCGATGAGACCGAACCCGCTCTCGCCGGGGGCGGGCTGGGGCAACAGCGCGGCGCGGGGGCGGCCGGTCGTGCTCGGGCGGCCGTTGGCGACGCTGACGGCGACGCGGCTCTCGCTGTAGGCGAGGGTGACCTCGGCGTCGGCGCCGTGGGCGTGCTTGGCGACGTTGGTCAGCGACTCCTGGACGATGCGGAAGGCGGTGAGGTCGACGCCGGGCGACAGTGGCCGGGCCTCGCCCCGGACGGTGAGGCGGACCGGCAGCCCGGCCCGTTCGAAGGAGCCGATCAGCTCGGGCAGCCGGTCCAGGCCCGGGGTGGGTTCGAGCGGGGCCGGCTCCTCGGCGCGGCGCAGCAGGCCGACGGTGGCGCGCAGCTCCTGCAGGGCCGAGCCGGTGGCGTCGGTGATGTGGCTGAGCACCTCGCGGGCCTGGACGGGGTGACTGTCCATGAGGTGGACGGCGATGCCGGCCTGGGCGTTGGCGAGGGCGATGTGGTGGGCGACGACGTCGTGCAGGTCCCGGGCGATCCGGATCCGTTCGTCGGCGACCCGGCGGCGGGCCTCCTCCTCCCGGGTGCGTTCGGCGCGTTCGGCGCGCTCCTCGATGGCTGCGAGGTGGGCGCGGCGGTTGCGGATGGAGTCGCCGAGGGCGCCGGGCAGCAGGGCCCAGGCGAGGACGCCGAGCCGTTCGCCGATGGATCCGCCGGTCTGGACGGTCAGCGCGATCCCGGTGAGCAGGACGGCGCTGGTGATGGAGGCGCGCAGCGCGGTGGAGCGGTCGGTGCGGACGGCGAGGAAGTAGAGGGCGCAGAGCAGCGGGGCGGCGAGGGCGATGGTCAGCCGGGGGCTGGTGAGCGCGAGCAGGACGGTGCAGGCCAGGGTGGCGGCGGTGACCGCGCGCGGGTGGCGGCGGTGGTCGAAGACGGCGAGGGCGGAGACCAGCCCGAGGAGTCCGGAGACCGGTTCCAGGCTGCTGATGTGGCCGGTCTGGTCGATCGTGGCACCGACCCCGACGATCGCGATCAGGACGGCGCCGCCGATCACGTCCAGTCGTCGGGGGTGGTTCCGGCGCATGCGCTGCCAGGTGGTGGTCATGGTGCTGGTCTCCGGGTCGCGAGTCAGGGGCCGTCGGCGCTGGAGCCTGTCCGGACAGGCCCCAGCGGCGGCGGCCCCTGACTGCAACGGTAATCGGTGGGCGGATGGACCGGGGCCCGGCAGGATCCACCGGACGGGCCCTACACGGTGACGGACTCCCGGGCCGGGGCCGCTTCGGTGGCGGGGGTCTGCAGCTTGCTGCCCTCGACGTCCACGTCCGGTATGAGGCGGTCCAGCCAGCGCGGCAGCCACCAGGCGCGGCGGCCGAGCAGGACGAGGACGGCCGGGACGATGGCCATCCGGACCACGAAGGCGTCGAAGGCGACGGCTGCGGCGAGCCCCAGGCCCATCATCTTGATCATCGGCTCGCTCATCCCGATGAAGCCCGCGAAGACGGCGATCATGATGAAGGCGGCGGCGGTGACGACCCGGGCGTTGTGTCGGAAGCCGGTGACGATGGCCTCGCCGGGCTGCTCGCCGTGGACGTAGCCCTCGCGGATCCGGGTGACCAGGAACACCTCGTAGTCCATGGCGAGGCCGAAGACCACGCCGATCATGAAGATCGGCATCATGCTCATGACCGGGCCGGTCTGCTCCACGCCGATCAGATCGGCCAGCCAGCCCCACTGGAAGACCGCGACCACCGCACCGAGCGCGGCGACCACCGAGAGCAGGAAGCCGAGCGCCGCCTTCAGCGGGACGAGCACCGAGCGGAAGACCACCATCAGCAGCAGGACGGCCAGGCCGACGACCAGGGCCAGGTAGGGCAGCAGTGCGTCGGTCAGCTTCTGCGAGACGTCGATGTTCATCGCCGTCGTGCCGCTGACCAGGACCGTCGCCCCGGTGGCCGACTTCAGGCCGGCCGCGTCGCCGCGGATGGCGTGCACGATGTCCTTGGTCTCGGCCTCGCTCGGGCCGGTCGCCGGGATCGCGCTGAGCAGGGCGGTGTCCCCCGTCTTGTTGAACATCGGCGGCGTCACCGTCACCACGCCGGGCAGGGCGGAGACCTGCCGGGAGACCGCGTCGGCCGCCGCCTTCGGGTCGGCGACGCCCTTGGCGTCCACCAGGACGGTCAACGGGCCGTTGAAGCCGGGGCCGAAGCCCTCCGAGAGCAGGTCGTAGGCGCGGCGCTGGGTGGTGGAGGTCGGCTTGGCCTCGTCGCCGGGCAGGCCGAGCCGCAGGTCGAGCGCGGGGGCCGCGAGCACGCCGAGGCCGATCACGCCGCCGAGCAGCACCGCGAGCGGGCGGCGCAGCACGAACCGGGCCCAGCGGGCGCCGCCGTTCTCCTTCGTCGCCGCCCGGGCGGCGTCGCCGCCGGCCTTGCGGACCTTGCGCGGCAGCACCTTGCGGCCCAGGAAGCCGAGCAGCGCGGGGACCAGGGTGAGCGCGACCAGCACGGCGATGACGACCGTGCCGGCGGCGGCCATGCCCATCTTGGCCAGGAGCGGGATGCCGACCACGGAGAGCCCGGCGAGCGCGATCACCACGGTGAGCCCGGCGAAGACCACCGCCGAGCCGGCGGTGCCGACGGCCCGGCCGGCCGCCTCCTGGGGCGTGCGGCCCTCGGCGAGCTCGGCCCGGTAGCGGGAGACGATGAACACCGCGTAGTCGATGCCGACCGCGAGGCCGAGCATCATGGCGAGCGTGCCGGTGGTGCCGGACAGGCCGAGCGCGCTGCCCAGCGCGGTGATCAGCGACATGCCGAGGCCGACGCCGACGACCGCCGTGAGCAGCGGCAGGCCGGCCGCGACCAGCGATCCGAAGGTGATCACCAGGACGACGGCGGACAGCGCCATCCCGATCGCCTCGCTGCTGCCGCCCGCCTCCGCCTTGGCCATCAGCGCGTTGCCGCCGATCTCGACCTTGAGCCCGGCGTCCCGGCCGTGCTGGGCGGCCTGCTCCAGGGCGGTGGTGGCGCCCGTGGACAGCTTGCCCGCCTTGACGGAGTAGCTGACCGTCGCGTACGCGGTAGTGCCGTCCTTGGAGACGGCGCGGGCCTTGAACGGGCTGACCGCGCCGGTGACCTGCTCGGCGTGGGACAGCTCGTCGACCGTCCGCTCGACCGCCTGCTGGTTGGGCCCGGCGGTGATCTTCTGGCCGGAGGGCGCGACGAACACCAGCCGGGCCGAGGCTCCGTCGGCGTGGCCGCCGGGGAAGCGCTCGTTCATCAGGTCGAAGGCCTTCTGCGCTTCCGTGCCGGGCATCGCGAAGCCGTCGTCGGGTGCGGCGGGCGCCTTGGCCGCCAGGACTCCGCCGACGGCGAGCACGGCGACCCAGAGCAAGGTCACCAGCCGGCGCCGGACGAAGGCCCATCGGCCCAGGCGGTAAAGGAACGTGGCCACGGGGGAGCGGACTCCTTCGGATGCGGTGCTCGGAACAGGGCGCGCCGCGGCGGTCCTGGCGTCCTGGTGGACGCCGTGCGCCCCCGAGGACGCGGTCCGCCGCAGCGTTACCAATCCTTGATCGCCGACCCCTGCTCCGTCGTCGTCCCTGCGCAGGCCGTTTGCGTACTGCGGACGCAGTACGGGCGTCCCCCGCGCGCAGGAGCGCACGCCCCACGTCGGGAGTAGCCCTCCTACCTGCGGCGGAAGCAGCCGGGTCACCCGTGCGGGCGGCGACGACGGGCCGGGCCCCGGCTGGGCGAAGTAGCGTGATGTGCCTGACCCGTCCGCTCTTCCTGCGGTTCGGGAGGATCCGACCCGATCGGTGCTGCCGACCGCAGCCCGCCGCCGGAGGTGCCCCATGGGCGTTCCAGCCGCCCGCATCGTGTTCGACGAGAGCGACCGCGCGGCCGTCGCCGAGGCGGTGACCGAGATGCTCACCACCGGCGCCCTCACCCTCGGCCCGTGGACCGAGCGCTTCGAGCAGGCCTTCGCCGCCGAGCACGGCGCCTCGCACGCCGTCGCGGTGAGCAGCGGCACGGCGGCGCTGGAGGTGATCCTGCGCACCGTCGACGTCCGGGGCCGCGACGTGGTCGTGCCCGCCGTCACCTTCTACGCGACGGCCGGTGCGGTGGTCCATGCAGGCGGGCGCCCGGTCTTCGCCGACGTCGACCCGGCCACCCTCGCGCTCTCCCCCGAGACCCTGGCGGCGGCGCTCACCCCGGACACCGCCGCCGTCGTCCTGGTGCACATCGGCGGACTGGTCACCCCGCAGGCGGAGGCCCTGCGCGCGCTCTGCGACCGGCGCGGCATCCCGCTGATCGAGGACGCCGCGCACGCCCACGGCAGCAGCCTCGACGGTCGCGCCGCCGGGACCTTCGGCCTGGCCGGGGCCTTCTCCTTCTACCCGACCAAGGTCACCACCAGCGGCGAGGGCGGCATGATCCTCACCGAGTCGCCGGAGCTGCGCGACGAGGCCCGGATCTACCGCGACCAGGGCAAGGGCTCCTTCACCACCAACCACCACGTCCTGCTCGGCTACTCCTGGCGGATGAGCGAGCTGCACGCGGCCGTCGGCGCGGTGCACCTGCGCCGGCTCAAGGAGTTCATCGAGACCCGCCGGGCCGTCGCCCGCCGCTACGACGACGCGCTGGCCGGGCTCGACGGCCTGGACCCGGTGCTCGAACCGCCCGGCTGCCGCGGCAACTACTACAAGTACGTGGCGCTGCTGCCGCCCGGGACGGACCGCGCCGCGTTCAAGCGCGCGGTGGCCGAGGAGTACGGCGTGCGGCTGTCCGGCGAGGTGTACGACCTGCCGCTGCACCTGCAGCCGGTGTTCGCCCCGTACCGGCGCGGCCCGCTGCCGGTGGCCGAGGACGTGTGCGCCCGCCAGATCTGCCTTCCGGTGCACTCCGACATGACGGAGGACGAGACGGAGCAGGTCGTCACGGCCGTCACGGCGGTGCACCGGCGCCTGGCCGGATAGCCGGGACAGCAGCAGGAAACGACAACGCGGACCCGCCGGAAGAGAGCGAAGGGAGCAAGAACGTGCGGATAGCCGTCACCGGGGGGTGCGGATTCATCGGCTCACACGTCGTGGACCACCTGATCGCGGCCGGCCACGAGGTCCTCGCGGTGGACACCACCGACAAGTACCTCAACCCCGACGCCGAGCACGCGCGGATCGACGTCCTCGACCTGAAGGCCCTCACCTCGGCGCTGGCCGGCAGCGAAGTGGTCTACCACCTCGCCGCGATGGCCGACGTCGAGCAGGTCTCCGCCGACCCGGTCCGGGCCGTGCGCACCAACATCGACGGCACCGAGGCCGTCCTGGAGGCCGCCCGGCGCAGCGGCCTGAGCCGGACCGTCCTGGCGAGCACCGTCTGGGTCTACGGCGCCGCCCTTGCCGGCGAACAACTCGGCGGCGAGGAGCAGGAGTTGGACGAGCACGTGCCGATCGAGCTGGAGCACAGCGGCCACCTCTACGTGGCCACCAAGCTCGCCGCCGAGATGCTTGTGCACAGCTACCGAGAGCTGTACGGGCAGCACTTCACCATCCTGCGCTACGGCATCCCGTACGGGCCCCGGATGCGCGACGAACTGGTCGTCGCCCGGTTCGTCCAGGCCGCGCTGGCCGGGCGGCCGATCACCATCGCCGGAGACGGCCGGCAGAGCCGCAACTTCGTCTACGTCGAGGACCTCGCCGACGCCCACGTCCGGGCCCTCTCCCCCTCCGCCGAGGACCAGACCTTCGCCCTGGAGGGCTCGACGGCCGTCTCGGTGCGCGACATCGCCGACACCGTCGACGGGCTGCTCGGGCCCGTCACCATCGAGCACATCGACGGCCGGAAGGCCGACTACACGGGACGGCGGATCTCCTCCGCCCAGGCCAAACGGCTGCTCGGCTGGTCCCCGCGGACCAACTTCGAAGAGGGCGTGCGGCGGTACGCGGACTGGTACCGGGCCGCCACCGCCGCCACCACCTGACCGGGGCCGCCCGATGCCGCACGCCCTGCTGGTCTCCGGCTCGCTCGGCCAGGGCCACGACGTCATGGCCCAGGCCTGCGCCGACACCCTGCGGGAGCTCGGCTGGACCACCAGCACCGTCGACGCGATGGCCCTGCTCGGCGAGCGCTCCGGCCCGGCCGGGGAGACGGTCTTCCGCCGGCTGCTCGACCTGCCCGGGGTGTACGACGCCTTCCACTTCTCGGCGCTGCGCCCGGGCGCGAGGATCGCCCTGCTCGCCGACGCCGCGGCGCGCGCCCGGCTGGTCCCCGCGCTGCGCAGGCTGGTCGAGGCGCAGCGGCCGCAGCTGGTGGTCTCGGTGTTCGCCACCGCGACCTCGGCGGTCAACCACGTCCAGGAGTGGGGGCAGGGGCGGGAGTTCCGGCACTTCGTGTTCTGCACGGACGTCACCCCGCACCGGCTCTGGGTGCAGGAGGGCACGGACCTGTTCCTGGTCACCTCGGAGGTCGCGGCCTGCGCGGTGCGGCGCTACCGGCCCGACGCCGACATCGCCGTCGTGCCCGCGCCGCTGCGCCGGCCGTTCTACCGGCCGCCGGGGCGGGCCGGGGCGCGCGACGAACTGGCCGTACCGCCCGACGCCCCCTGCGTGCTGCTGATGTCGGGCTCCTGGGGGCTCGGGCCGCTCGCCCGCACCGCCGCCTCGCTCGCCGCCGCCGGGCCGCACGTGCTTGCCGTGGCCGGGCGCAACCGGGAGCTGGAGCGCCGCCTGCGCGCCGCCGCGATCCGCCGGCCCAGGCTGCACCCCTTCGGCTACACCGACCGGATTCCCACCCTGATGGCCGCCGCCGACCTGGTCGTCACCAGCTCCGGCGACACCTGCAGCGAGGCCCGGGCGCTCGGCCGACGGCTGCTGCTCCTCGACGTCGTCCAGGGCCACGGGCGCGACAACCTCCAGCACGAGCTCGAACTGGGCCACGCCGACGTCTCCACCGCCCGCCCGGCCGAGGTCGTCCGCAACGCCCTCGCGGCGCTGAAGCGCCCCTCCCCCGCCCCCTCGCCCGGCGCCACGCCGGAGGGCTGGCGGACCGGGTTCGGTGCGGCGCTACGGCGGGTGGGGCTGGGCTAGGGCAGGCCCTGACGACCGCCGCGAATTCCCGCTCACGCCTTACCTGTTCTATACGGGTCCTTTACACTCGGCGACGCCCTGCGGCGACGCGCTCGCCGAGGGCTCCCAACCTCCCTAAGGAAGCCGCACTTGACGCACGATCCGTTCCGGTCGTCCGCAGCACGGGCCTTTCCGTCCCGGACGCCCGCCAACCGTCTGATTCGCGCCGCCGCCCTGCTGTTCGTGCCACCGATCGCCGCGATCTGGCTCTGGCGCTCCCGCCGCCTGCACGTCGCCGCCAAGGTGGTGCTGACCGTCTTCTGCGTCCTCAGCACCTTCTACTGGATCGGCATCATGGCCGGGTCGCCGGAGAAGGCCCGACCGGCCGCGGCACCCGCCCCCACCCACGCCCCGGCTCCCGCCCCTTCGCCGACGGCATCGGCCACAACAGCGGCCACGGCAACGCCGGCCGAGACCCCGCACCCGAGCGTCATGCCCGACATCACCGGACGCACGGCCGTCGAGGCACGAGCCCTGCTGGTCGCGGCGGGAGTTGCGGCCGACCGGATCCACGAGGCGAGCCGCTACCTGGACCTCCCGCTCCCCGCTGAGCACGGCAGCTGGCTGGCCTGCGCGAGCGAACTGCCGCAGGGCAGCCCGCTCACCCCGGGAGCGGAGACGACCCTGCGCCTGGTGCAGCCCGGAGCCTCCTGCCCGGCCGACCATCAGCAGGCGCTCTACGCGGACCAGCGGAACAACCCGGCCAACCCGACCACCCCCGCCAACCCGACCACCCCGGCTGCCCCGGCTGCCCCGGCTGCCCCGAACCAGCCGGGCGGCTCCGGTGGCAGCGCCAGCTCGGGCGGGGCCTCCGGGGGGACTTCCGGCACTTCCACCGGCGGCACTTCGGGCAGCGCGTCCGGAGGCGGCGGCGGCAGCAGCACCGGTGGCGGCAGCGCGTACTACAAGAACTGCAGCGAAGTGAAGGCGGCGGGCAAGGCCCCCCTGCACCGGGGCGACCCGGGGTACCGGCCCGAGCTGGACCGCGACAACGACGGTGTCGCCTGCGAACGTTGATCCTCCCGACGGACGGGGACGCCCCGCTCCACCTCTGCTGGTGGAGCGGGGCGTCCCGTGTTTTCGGGCAGGTCCCGGTCGGTCGGCTGCCGGACGGGCTCCGGTCAGGGCGGGACCGCGTGGTCGCGGAGGGGGCCGAGGGTGAGGTGGTGGGTGCGGCAGTGGGCGGCGATCAGGGGCAGGGCGGCGAGGGTGGCGCGCCAGGAGTCGGGGGCCGAGGTGCAGTCGGAGTCGTGGAGGAGCAGGGTGGCGCCGGCGGTGAGGCCGGGGCGGGCGGTCGCGTAGACGGAGGCGCCGGTGGCCTCCGCCGTCCAGTCCCGGCCCCAGGCGGTCCACAGCACGCTGCGCAGGCCCAGGCGGCGGGCGGCCAGGGCCGGGCCGGCGGTCAGGACCCCGTACGGCGGGCGGTACCAGAGCGGGCGGGCGCCGCACAGCTCGGTGACCGCCTCGGTGGCGCGGCGCAGCTCGCGCAGGTCGCGGCCGGGGGCCGGGTACCACTGCGACCGGTGGTACCAGCCGTGGACGGCGACCTCGTGGCCGCGCCGGACCAGTTCACGGCCGAGCGCGGGGGCGCGTTCCAGCATCGAGCCGAGCAGGAAGAAGGTGGCGCGGGCGCCGAGTTCGTCCAGCGCGTCCAGGACGTACGGGGTGCTGCGCGGGTCGGGGCCGTCGTCGAAGGTCAGGGCGACGTGGCCCGGCGTGGTGCCGCGCCCGGCGGTCCGGCGGGCCAGGGTGCGGCGCAGCGACGGGAGGCGGACGGCGGCCGGGGCGAGGTGCAGGAACTCCAGGGCGGCCGCGGCGGCGAGGGAACCGGCGAGGAGCGGCGTGGTGGCGCGGCCCATGCCGTGCTCAGCCGAAGCGCGAGGCCATCCGGCGGAACACGCCGGGCGCGACGCCGTGGATGCGGGCCGGGAAGCCGAGCCAGTGCGGCACGTAGAGGCGGTCGCGTTCGGTGGTGATGCTCGCGACCACGGTGTCCGCGACCCGCTCCGCCGAGACCGGGCGCGGCCGCTCGCGCTGGTACGGCGTGCCGCGGCGGTCGAAGAACGGGGTGTCCACCGCCCCCGGGAGCACCAGGCGCACCCCCACACCGGTGCCGCGCAGCTCGTACCAGAGGCTCTCCGCGAACATCGTCAGCCCGCCCTTGGTCGCCGCGTAGCCCGACTCCTCGCGCACGCCGACCTGGCCGGCCATCGAACCGATGAGCACGATCCGGCCGTGCCGGCGCTCCAGCATGCCGGGCAGCAGGAGGCGGACCAGCCGCAGCGGGGCGGCGAGGTTGACCTCGACCATCCGGTCCAGGGTGTCGCAGGGGGTCTCCGCGAACGGGCCGCGCCAGCCGAGGCCGGCGCTCGCGACCAGGGCGTCCACCCGGCCCGCCTCGGCCAGTGCGGCCTCGGCCAGGCGGCGCGGGCCGTCCGGCTTGCTCAGGTCCTCCGGCAGGGCGAGGCCTCCGGTGCGGTCGGCGGCCGCGTCGAGCCGGGCCCGGTCGGTGCCGGAGAGCAGGGTGCGCCAGCCGGCCTCGGCCAGGCGGGTGGCGGTGGCGAGACCGATGCCGGAGGAGGCGCCGGTGACCAGGGCGACGGGGCGCTCGACCGGCTCCGGCCGCCCGGATCGGGGGTGGGGATCCGATCGGGGTTCCTCCCGGGGTTCCTCCGCCATCGCGCACCTGCCGCTCTGAGGCCGACTCGCCGTCCGTTTTGTCCGGCAAGTCACCATCGCACGGCGGAACCGTCCGGGCTACCGGGGCGGGACGGCAGGCTCCGCCTCGGAGTCCGGGTGGGGGGACGACGGCTCCGCCGACTCACCCTCCAGTTCGCCGAACCGCGAGAGCAGGAAGGTGCCGCACACCGCCACCGCGAAGCCCGTCAGCGCGCACCACTCGAACCCGGGGCGCGCGGCGTCGCCGAGCGCCGCCACCCCAACCAGGGCCGGGCCGAAGGTCTCGGCGACCGTCCCGGCGGCGGTCGCGGCCGTCACCGTGCCGCGCTGCAGGGCGAGCGCATAGGCGAGGTAGCCGCCGAGGCCGCCGACCGCCAGGGCATAGGCGGCAGGGTCGGCGAGGATCGCCGGCAGGCTGGCGGCGTCCAGG
The genomic region above belongs to Streptomyces sp. 1331.2 and contains:
- a CDS encoding polysaccharide deacetylase family protein — its product is MGRATTPLLAGSLAAAAALEFLHLAPAAVRLPSLRRTLARRTAGRGTTPGHVALTFDDGPDPRSTPYVLDALDELGARATFFLLGSMLERAPALGRELVRRGHEVAVHGWYHRSQWYPAPGRDLRELRRATEAVTELCGARPLWYRPPYGVLTAGPALAARRLGLRSVLWTAWGRDWTAEATGASVYATARPGLTAGATLLLHDSDCTSAPDSWRATLAALPLIAAHCRTHHLTLGPLRDHAVPP
- a CDS encoding NAD-dependent epimerase/dehydratase family protein — its product is MRIAVTGGCGFIGSHVVDHLIAAGHEVLAVDTTDKYLNPDAEHARIDVLDLKALTSALAGSEVVYHLAAMADVEQVSADPVRAVRTNIDGTEAVLEAARRSGLSRTVLASTVWVYGAALAGEQLGGEEQELDEHVPIELEHSGHLYVATKLAAEMLVHSYRELYGQHFTILRYGIPYGPRMRDELVVARFVQAALAGRPITIAGDGRQSRNFVYVEDLADAHVRALSPSAEDQTFALEGSTAVSVRDIADTVDGLLGPVTIEHIDGRKADYTGRRISSAQAKRLLGWSPRTNFEEGVRRYADWYRAATAATT
- a CDS encoding sensor histidine kinase, which encodes MTTTWQRMRRNHPRRLDVIGGAVLIAIVGVGATIDQTGHISSLEPVSGLLGLVSALAVFDHRRHPRAVTAATLACTVLLALTSPRLTIALAAPLLCALYFLAVRTDRSTALRASITSAVLLTGIALTVQTGGSIGERLGVLAWALLPGALGDSIRNRRAHLAAIEERAERAERTREEEARRRVADERIRIARDLHDVVAHHIALANAQAGIAVHLMDSHPVQAREVLSHITDATGSALQELRATVGLLRRAEEPAPLEPTPGLDRLPELIGSFERAGLPVRLTVRGEARPLSPGVDLTAFRIVQESLTNVAKHAHGADAEVTLAYSESRVAVSVANGRPSTTGRPRAALLPQPAPGESGFGLIGMRERAGAVGGRLAADARPDGGFLVTAELPLRTGARDDGPVHLAAGATGAAEGQDHAVRDGSAAHVAARAARAVRPAARPHEAEGQDTP
- a CDS encoding excalibur calcium-binding domain-containing protein, with amino-acid sequence MTHDPFRSSAARAFPSRTPANRLIRAAALLFVPPIAAIWLWRSRRLHVAAKVVLTVFCVLSTFYWIGIMAGSPEKARPAAAPAPTHAPAPAPSPTASATTAATATPAETPHPSVMPDITGRTAVEARALLVAAGVAADRIHEASRYLDLPLPAEHGSWLACASELPQGSPLTPGAETTLRLVQPGASCPADHQQALYADQRNNPANPTTPANPTTPAAPAAPAAPNQPGGSGGSASSGGASGGTSGTSTGGTSGSASGGGGGSSTGGGSAYYKNCSEVKAAGKAPLHRGDPGYRPELDRDNDGVACER
- a CDS encoding DegT/DnrJ/EryC1/StrS family aminotransferase, with product MGVPAARIVFDESDRAAVAEAVTEMLTTGALTLGPWTERFEQAFAAEHGASHAVAVSSGTAALEVILRTVDVRGRDVVVPAVTFYATAGAVVHAGGRPVFADVDPATLALSPETLAAALTPDTAAVVLVHIGGLVTPQAEALRALCDRRGIPLIEDAAHAHGSSLDGRAAGTFGLAGAFSFYPTKVTTSGEGGMILTESPELRDEARIYRDQGKGSFTTNHHVLLGYSWRMSELHAAVGAVHLRRLKEFIETRRAVARRYDDALAGLDGLDPVLEPPGCRGNYYKYVALLPPGTDRAAFKRAVAEEYGVRLSGEVYDLPLHLQPVFAPYRRGPLPVAEDVCARQICLPVHSDMTEDETEQVVTAVTAVHRRLAG
- a CDS encoding MMPL family transporter, with the protein product MATFLYRLGRWAFVRRRLVTLLWVAVLAVGGVLAAKAPAAPDDGFAMPGTEAQKAFDLMNERFPGGHADGASARLVFVAPSGQKITAGPNQQAVERTVDELSHAEQVTGAVSPFKARAVSKDGTTAYATVSYSVKAGKLSTGATTALEQAAQHGRDAGLKVEIGGNALMAKAEAGGSSEAIGMALSAVVLVITFGSLVAAGLPLLTAVVGVGLGMSLITALGSALGLSGTTGTLAMMLGLAVGIDYAVFIVSRYRAELAEGRTPQEAAGRAVGTAGSAVVFAGLTVVIALAGLSVVGIPLLAKMGMAAAGTVVIAVLVALTLVPALLGFLGRKVLPRKVRKAGGDAARAATKENGGARWARFVLRRPLAVLLGGVIGLGVLAAPALDLRLGLPGDEAKPTSTTQRRAYDLLSEGFGPGFNGPLTVLVDAKGVADPKAAADAVSRQVSALPGVVTVTPPMFNKTGDTALLSAIPATGPSEAETKDIVHAIRGDAAGLKSATGATVLVSGTTAMNIDVSQKLTDALLPYLALVVGLAVLLLMVVFRSVLVPLKAALGFLLSVVAALGAVVAVFQWGWLADLIGVEQTGPVMSMMPIFMIGVVFGLAMDYEVFLVTRIREGYVHGEQPGEAIVTGFRHNARVVTAAAFIMIAVFAGFIGMSEPMIKMMGLGLAAAVAFDAFVVRMAIVPAVLVLLGRRAWWLPRWLDRLIPDVDVEGSKLQTPATEAAPARESVTV
- a CDS encoding SDR family NAD(P)-dependent oxidoreductase, with the protein product MAEEPREEPRSDPHPRSGRPEPVERPVALVTGASSGIGLATATRLAEAGWRTLLSGTDRARLDAAADRTGGLALPEDLSKPDGPRRLAEAALAEAGRVDALVASAGLGWRGPFAETPCDTLDRMVEVNLAAPLRLVRLLLPGMLERRHGRIVLIGSMAGQVGVREESGYAATKGGLTMFAESLWYELRGTGVGVRLVLPGAVDTPFFDRRGTPYQRERPRPVSAERVADTVVASITTERDRLYVPHWLGFPARIHGVAPGVFRRMASRFG
- a CDS encoding glycosyl hydrolase yields the protein MPHALLVSGSLGQGHDVMAQACADTLRELGWTTSTVDAMALLGERSGPAGETVFRRLLDLPGVYDAFHFSALRPGARIALLADAAARARLVPALRRLVEAQRPQLVVSVFATATSAVNHVQEWGQGREFRHFVFCTDVTPHRLWVQEGTDLFLVTSEVAACAVRRYRPDADIAVVPAPLRRPFYRPPGRAGARDELAVPPDAPCVLLMSGSWGLGPLARTAASLAAAGPHVLAVAGRNRELERRLRAAAIRRPRLHPFGYTDRIPTLMAAADLVVTSSGDTCSEARALGRRLLLLDVVQGHGRDNLQHELELGHADVSTARPAEVVRNALAALKRPSPAPSPGATPEGWRTGFGAALRRVGLG